The Polyangium mundeleinium genome contains the following window.
GCGTTCCAGATCCGGACCGCCTTGTCATTCGACGCTGTCACGATGCGCCGGCCGTCGGCGCTATAGGCCACCCAGTTGACCATGGCGCCATGGTCGAGGACTGCGATGGGCTCCTTGGCCCCATCGGATTTCCACAGCCGAACGGTCGAATCGTCGGACGCGCTCGCGATCTGCCGGCCGTCGGGGCTGAAGGTGACGAATTTGACGACATCCTGGTGCCCGCGGAGGACGATGGGCTCACCCGTGCCGTCCACGTCCCAGACCCGAAGGCTCGCATCGAAGCCGCCGCTGACGATACGCCGGCTATCCGGGCTGACGGCCGCGCAAATGACAGGCATGTCGTTCCCGTGCAGCACCCGCGGCTCGCCCGTCCCGTCGGATCGATGGATTTGCACCATCGTATCGAACGACGTGGTGACGATGGACCGGCCATCGGGGCTGTAGACGGCCGTGGACACCTCGTCCTGGTGCGTGCGCAGGACGACCGGCTCTCCCGTGCCGTCGGCGCTCCAGATCCGCACGGTCCTGTCCTTCGACGCAGTGACGATGCGCAGGCCGTCGGGGCTATAGAATGCACTATTGACCCAGCCGTCGTGTCCGCGCAGGACCGCGCGCTCCTCGCCGCTCGAAGCGCTCCAGATCCGCGCTGTCTTGTCATTCGACGCGGTGACGATGCTCCGGCCGTCGGGACTATAGGCCACGGAAGCGACGGCCTCCTCGTGCCGGCGCAGCGTCAGAGGCGGTCGGATGTCGTCGAGGTCCCAACGCCGCACGGTCTTGTCCAGCGACGAGGTCACGACGTGCTTGCCATCCGGGCTGTATTCGGCGTGGGTGACGGTGTCCTGGTGGCCGCGGAGGATGAGCGGCTCCCCCGCGGCGCCCAGGTTCCAGATCCGTGCTGTCTTGTCGAAGGACGCGGAGACGATGCGCTTGCCGTCAGGGCTCCACTGCGCCGACCAGACCCAGTCCGTATGACCGCGAAGGAGGGTCGGCTCGCCCGTGCCGTCCGCGTTCCAAAGCCGCACGAGCTTGTCTTTGCATGCGGTCGCGATGCGCCGGCCATCCGGGCTGAAGGCCGCCCCGAACACGGCGTTGCCATCGTGAGAAAGGACGACGGGCTCGCCCGTGCCGTCCGCGTTCCACACGAGCGTGGTGCCATCCTCCGTCGCCGCGACGACCCGCTGGCCATCGGGGCTGAAGTCCACCGACCAGAGGAGGCTCTTGCTCCCACGAAGGACGACGGGCTCGCCCGTGCCATCGGCGTTCCACACGCGCGCCGTCTTGTCGTACGAGCCAGTCACGATGCGCTTCCCATCTCGACGAAAGGCCGCGCTGATGACCACCTCCGTATGACCACGCAGGACGATCGGCTGGCCCGTGCCGTCGACATTCCATACGTGCACCGTAGGCGTCGCTGCCGCGATCAGGAGGCGCTTCCCGTCCGGGCTGAAGGTTCCGCACGTACCCACGACGTCGAGAGGAAAGACGCGGGGCTCGCCCTTGCCGTCGGCGCGCCACACCCGGACCGTCTTGTCGTTGGAGGCGGCCGCGATGAGCGTGCCATCCGGGCTGAAGGTCGCGTGGTTGAACCCGCCCGTCCCGTTGAGCACCACGGCGGCGACGCCGGTGTCGAGCGCCCAGCGCGCGAGATCGGATGACCCGCGGGGGGCGCGAGGGGGCTCGATCTCACGCACCAACGCGAGCACGGTCGTGGGATCGAACTGCACCTGCCGCGCGGTGGCCATGCGGTTCGCATTGCGCGCCTGCACCGCCTCGGCCTGCGCGCGCTCCGCCTCCCTCACCGCGACGAGCGCCAGGTAGGACACGATCGACGCGACCGCGACGAGCGTGATGAGGACGCCCATGGTCGTCTGTCTTCGCCGCCGCTCCGCGCGCTCGAGGAGCGCCACCACGGCCAGCAGATAGCGCTCCTCGCGCAGGCCGAGGCCGAGAGGCGCAGCTTCTCCCCGCTCAGCACGGCGGTGCGAAAGCCATGCCTGGGCCTCGCGGGCCGCGCGATCGCGCCATAGCAGGCCATCGGCCTGCCCCCGGGCCTCCCACTGCTGCGCCGCGGCGCGCAGCTCGGAGCGGAACTGCGCATCCTGCGCGCTCTCTTCGATCCATTGACGGAGCTTCGGCCACCTCTCGATCAGGGCCTCGTGGCAAAGCTCCACGGTGGTCCCCGCGCGCTCGCCGTCAGCCTCCACGAGCAGCAGGCGTGCGCTGGCCAGGTGCTGGATCACGTGCTCGATGGCGCTGCGTTCGCCCGCGTCGCCCTCGGCGAGCTCGGAGAGGCTCATCACCGCGCGCGTGCGCTCGAGCGTGACCAGGCGCAGGAACACCGCACGGGCGAGGCGCTGCTCGTGCGGGGGGAGCGTGGCGAGGACCGCATCGGCGTGGGCCGACAGCGCCCCGGCGATACCGCCGAGCCCGTCGTAGCTCTCCCGCGTCAGGAGCCGGCGCTCGCGATCCCTTGCATCCCATAACTTCCCGGCCATGAATTGCAGGAGCGGCAGGGGGCTACGCGTGCGCTCGAACGAGGCGAGCATGGACGTGATCATGTCCTCGTCCTCGAAGCGATGGCCTGCCGCCTCGACCGGCCGGACCAGCGCCTCACGCAGGCCGTCGCGCCCGATCGGCGGCAAGAACACGAGCCCCCGGCTCACCTCGGTGGAGAAGCGGCGGTCCTCGGCCGTGCGATCCAGAAAATCGGAGCGGATGGCCAGCACGAGGCGGAGCGGCGAGGACGCGTCATCGGCGACGCCTTCGAGGCAAGCGACGAACGCGGCGCGCTCCTCGGGGGGCGCGCCCAGCGTGTACAGCTCCTCGAACTGATCGACGAAGAGCAGGATCCAGTGCCGCGTCCCCGAGTGCCGGCAGCGCGCTCGCAGCCGCGCGCCAAGCAGGCCGGGCTCGAGGCGCAGGGCGGCGACGAGCTCGTTCGGGTTTTCGTCGGACATCTGGGCGAGCAAATGGGCGAGCGCCTCCAGCGGCCTCGGGCCGGGACGCACGACGAAAGCCTCCCGGCGGTCGCCGAGGCGCTTCACCGCGGGTATCAAGCCTGCCCGTACGAACGACGATTTCCCGGCGCCCGAGGTACCGGCCACGACCACCATCTGCTGGCTGCGCAGCCGTCGGCGTACCACGGTGATGTCGCGGTCCCGCCCGAAGAAGCGCGGCGCGTCCGACTCCTGGAAAGCGGCGAGCCCGGTGAACGGACTCTCGTCCCCGATGAGCGCGAGCGCCTCGCGGTTGCCGGCGATCCCCTCGAGCTCGGCCAAGAGCTGCTCGGCCGAGCCCATGCGATCCGTCCTGCGCTTCTTCAGGCAGCGTTCGATGATGTCGCCGAGCGCGCGCGCCGCCGGGCGTTCGGCGTCGACGCGGGGCATCGGGGTGTCGAGGTCCATGACGCGCCGGAGCCACCCTGGCGCGAACGGAGCGAGCGGGTGCGCGCCGGTCAGGAGCTCGCACAGCATGATGCCTACCGCCCATAGGTCGCTGCGGGGATCGATGTCCTCGGCCCGGAGCTGCTCGGGCGACATGTACGGCAGGGTGCCGGAGAGCGCTCCATCGCCATGCGACCCGCGCCCCTCGGCGAATCCCGCGAGCATGGAGATCTCCTCGGCCCCGTGCTGCTTGGCGATGCCGAAGTCGAGCACCTTGATGGGCCCCGCATCGGCCAGAACGATGTTCTCAGGCTTGAGATCACGGTGCACGATGCCGAGCCGGTGTGCGCAAATCAGGGCGCGAACGACCGGGATCAGGAGTTCGGCCGCGACGAGTGGCGACGTCCGCGTGCGCGCTACCTCGAGGGGGCTCTCGGGTGCGCTCAGGAGCTTCTGCTGCTGCTCAATGTGGTCGCGCAGCGTGCGACCCTCGATGTACTCGAGCACCATGTACGGGTAGCCGAAGGCCTCATCGACCTCGTGGATGACCACGATGTTCTCGTGCCTGCAGCGGGCCGTCGCCTGCGCCTCGGCGAGGAGGCGCTGGGCGCGGTGCCCGCTGTAAGCGAGAAGGAGCTTGATGGCCACCAGGCGCCCGAGCTTGGTGTCGCGGGCCAGGAACACGGTCCCCATGCCGCCCTGGCCGAGCTTTCGTAGGAGCTCATAATGTTTGATCGTGGAGCCGACCTGGGGCGGCGCGCGATCCGGAGGCGAGGAGGAGGACCGGAGACCCGAAGACGGAGCTCGGGGCTCGACCGTGGTCGTGCCGCTCGTGCTCGGTCGCCTTTCGGCCGTCGTGGTCGCCCGCGCATCGACGTCGGCGGTCAGGGTGAGCCCGTCCCCGCGTGCGGCGCTCTCGAGCTGCTCGGGCGCCGGGTGGCGCTCATCGTTTTGCATCGTCGTTTTGCATCGTCGAGCGGAGCCCCCAAACGGCGCCATTGTCCACGCGCTGCCGGAATCCTTCAACGCGCTCGTCGGGGGAACGGAACGATGCCCGAGCTTCCGGCGCGACAACCCACCCACCGTGAGGAGTGCGTGCTCATTGCACCGTCGGGCACAGCGCGAGCCAGTGCCGGCCGCTCGTATCGTCGAACGTCTCGGGCGTGGGGTCGAGCTCGATCTGCGCCTGGATGCGCGGGAAGTTGGTCGCCCGCGCGCCCGCTTGGTTCATGGGAAAGCCAAGCGAGACCCGGTGCGACGCGTCGTGCGCCGGCAGATCGCCCGGGGCGCGGAGGAGGAGTTTTTGGCCCGGGTCATCAAAGGTCCACGTGCGGCCTTGGAACCAGGCCTGGCCGAGCATGCCGTCGCAGCTCTCGCGTTCACAAGCTTTCTTGTCCTTCGAGGCCACGCCGAGGTGCCCCCCCCAGCACGGTCACCGGGGGAATCGAAGCCTCAGGCTTGAAGGGCGGGAGCCGTACGCCCTCGGCCAGCCCCTCGTCGCCCGCGATCTGCTCTGTCGGAAGGCCGAGCCGCTCGACGGCACTGCGTGTGAGGAAGAGTCTGCCGCCGGTATCGGTGTAGAGGAGCAGCCGGGCGCCGCGGGTGGTGATGGGCTCCACGAAGAACCGGTCGGCCACGAAGCGCGTGGGGAGCGGTAACGGTCTGCCGGGCAAGGGGAGCGAAGCGGGAGAAGGGGGGCGCTGGGCGGGGGAGGAGCGGGGGCGGCCGGGGCGCAGGCGGGAGCGCAGGAGAGGAACAGCAACAAAGCAAGGCGAAGATGCACACGAGAGAGATAGCGTTCTTCCGCTGCGGGGCGAAGGAGGCGGGAGCGGGAGCGGCAAGCGGGATGTTCGGATCTCGCCAGAGGCTCGCGTAAAAACCTCCCATGCCATCATCGGTGTGCCATCCGGCCATGAAGGACCATGCGTGCGCCTTTCATCGGGGACACCACAGTCTTCCCCTCGTCGAACTCGAATTCGCCTGAAGGCGTCTCCTTCGCAGCGTCCCCCACCAGCGAACGAATCGAGTCGAGGATGTCCGACGGCGCTTTGGTATCGACGTCGAGGCTCAGCACGAGGCGGGAAAGGGGTCTTGTCGCGCGAGCTTGCAGCAAGAGCCGCCCCATGGCACGCACGGCATCGCGGAGCCCCCCCCGGCGTCCGGTACATGTAAACCGCTCGGAATCTGTGCTGCGGCTGAACCCCCAGAGGGTCAAGCAACGGGCCGAAAGCCCGTCGATCTCGCTCCCCC
Protein-coding sequences here:
- a CDS encoding nSTAND1 domain-containing NTPase, which translates into the protein MQNDERHPAPEQLESAARGDGLTLTADVDARATTTAERRPSTSGTTTVEPRAPSSGLRSSSSPPDRAPPQVGSTIKHYELLRKLGQGGMGTVFLARDTKLGRLVAIKLLLAYSGHRAQRLLAEAQATARCRHENIVVIHEVDEAFGYPYMVLEYIEGRTLRDHIEQQQKLLSAPESPLEVARTRTSPLVAAELLIPVVRALICAHRLGIVHRDLKPENIVLADAGPIKVLDFGIAKQHGAEEISMLAGFAEGRGSHGDGALSGTLPYMSPEQLRAEDIDPRSDLWAVGIMLCELLTGAHPLAPFAPGWLRRVMDLDTPMPRVDAERPAARALGDIIERCLKKRRTDRMGSAEQLLAELEGIAGNREALALIGDESPFTGLAAFQESDAPRFFGRDRDITVVRRRLRSQQMVVVAGTSGAGKSSFVRAGLIPAVKRLGDRREAFVVRPGPRPLEALAHLLAQMSDENPNELVAALRLEPGLLGARLRARCRHSGTRHWILLFVDQFEELYTLGAPPEERAAFVACLEGVADDASSPLRLVLAIRSDFLDRTAEDRRFSTEVSRGLVFLPPIGRDGLREALVRPVEAAGHRFEDEDMITSMLASFERTRSPLPLLQFMAGKLWDARDRERRLLTRESYDGLGGIAGALSAHADAVLATLPPHEQRLARAVFLRLVTLERTRAVMSLSELAEGDAGERSAIEHVIQHLASARLLLVEADGERAGTTVELCHEALIERWPKLRQWIEESAQDAQFRSELRAAAQQWEARGQADGLLWRDRAAREAQAWLSHRRAERGEAAPLGLGLREERYLLAVVALLERAERRRRQTTMGVLITLVAVASIVSYLALVAVREAERAQAEAVQARNANRMATARQVQFDPTTVLALVREIEPPRAPRGSSDLARWALDTGVAAVVLNGTGGFNHATFSPDGTLIAAASNDKTVRVWRADGKGEPRVFPLDVVGTCGTFSPDGKRLLIAAATPTVHVWNVDGTGQPIVLRGHTEVVISAAFRRDGKRIVTGSYDKTARVWNADGTGEPVVLRGSKSLLWSVDFSPDGQRVVAATEDGTTLVWNADGTGEPVVLSHDGNAVFGAAFSPDGRRIATACKDKLVRLWNADGTGEPTLLRGHTDWVWSAQWSPDGKRIVSASFDKTARIWNLGAAGEPLILRGHQDTVTHAEYSPDGKHVVTSSLDKTVRRWDLDDIRPPLTLRRHEEAVASVAYSPDGRSIVTASNDKTARIWSASSGEERAVLRGHDGWVNSAFYSPDGLRIVTASKDRTVRIWSADGTGEPVVLRTHQDEVSTAVYSPDGRSIVTTSFDTMVQIHRSDGTGEPRVLHGNDMPVICAAVSPDSRRIVSGGFDASLRVWDVDGTGEPIVLRGHQDVVKFVTFSPDGRQIASASDDSTVRLWKSDGAKEPIAVLDHGAMVNWVAYSADGRRIVTASNDKAVRIWNADGTGEPVVLYGPEVAVKAAVWTPDGKGITAGSLDGSVWSWSELRPVDRIDAPDLWAATAYCMPIERRMQLMDVPNEMARADRERCLSRVEQARATGDRWQ